AAATGGCCTACAATGTACAAGATTGAGCCGAGTAAATCCAACGTGCAGAATTAGATAATTGCAATAGCTAAAGCTTGTGGGGGGGAAGAGCATGCAGCTAATAAACTTGATGCCCCGGACGATTTAATTTAGTACTGCAATTACTATCAGTATCAGTGTCTAATAGTATCCTGCATAACGATTTTTGATATTGCTAATAATATATtgcttctttttaaaaagtacggagtttaaattattttttgtaacaGAAAAAAATACCTTCATATTACCCTTTCAATAATGTAGGTCAAGTTGAAGCACGTAGGATGAACTTCAGTAGAAAGTCTACGAACTGCTTAATATCTGTATGCCATTCTGTATTGATCAGGACTAGATAATCTGCCACTTCATCCATAAAAGCAGTGGAGGCACCATGCAGCTGTGTATTATTAATTTCCAGATCAGGGTTCAGAAAGCAGAAAGCCTGTGCTTCTTCTTCCTTGGATATTCACACAAGACCAGTCATTTACATGCATTCGGTGGATAATCACAGCCTGACTTGAGTGGATCAGATAGCAGCCTTTTTTGCATGATTTGGCAAACATTTGGAAGGAATATAGTAAGTGGTAGGTCATACTCACCATGTGTGGAAAAGCAGCACTGGAAGCTGAGCCCATCACCACGAGCATTGGAATCATGTACATGACTCACGAGAGGGATGGCTCATTAGTTCCGTACTTCAATGGCCTTTCTCTGTAGCAAGATCTAATAAAAGATTTAATCTTCTCTGTTTCGAGGTCTCCTAGTCCTAGCGATCCCCTAGGTCATAAAATGTCCGATTTAAACATTGCCATGATAGCTAGCATGGATATACATGGTAACTGGGTTGGCCCATGCTGATGATTCTCggtatcttttttaaataatgaatggattgattgatttgaaattctatgtttttttataagccaACAGCACTCCAATAAAAGAGAGTACACTGAACAAACAGCAGAAAAGCACGAGTTCTACTTCTTATGCTgcatttttctcaattttaagcTATGCGATCGATAACATGAttgaagattttatttgaaCAAGGCTATTCATAGGCATGCAGTGAGATTTCTGTTGCCTCTTGCAAAATATGCGAGATGAAACTACTTCTTGTTTGGAGACACCGtattttaagttgttttgttttaatatgttaatattaaaattaatttttcaaaaataaataaaaaaatatttttatatatttctaaataaaaatactttacaaaTCAACAAATCACACCCTCGCAAACAGAACGGAAACCGCGAACTGAAGAAATATTAGCCCCCGTCAATTTCTCCTCATGGGATTAGGAAATTTGAGCGCAACTGATGCaatatataacaaaacaaaagatagaGTGATGGAATTTCACgatttctataaaaattatagttataaaccgcagaaaaaaatcttatttaataaatcctaacattaataataataatctgaataattcattttgaaaaataattaacatgtaaaatatttaaatagtaGCTAAAACTTAAATTGTTATTGACACCCAAAccagataaaattaagaaataaataggaaagttttttaaaaacaacacacGACCCCGAACTAAGTTAACACTGACAGACAGGGTTGATCTTATAGAAAACTAGCTAGGCATGCATAACACACTAATAAAATTTCAGTTCAATCCTGTAGTAGGATAAAACTAACAGAAATCTTGTTTGATTCATCAAAATTCTTCTTATTAAACTTTAACTTGACAATATATAGGCATTCAGCATAAACAACAACTTCCTTCATTTTTGTCGTAAAACTGTTCTCCTAAGTTCCTTACCTTAAAAGGATGTAACTTACCAGGGGGTTACTAGCGGTCTTTAGAACCATATCTGTCTGATAATTTTCATGGCGACGTGGAACTTTCTTCTTTTGGGCTACAAGTTTGTGCTCCATTTTCCAATTCTCTCCGAGCTTAATCCCTGTCGTGCTTGTTCGGATCATGGTGTGGATTGATGTGATAGATCTTTGTTGATTTCTCATCGTGCCAACTTTCTTTTccaatgatgttatttttatttcataatttgttggTCTCAATCTATTATTTACTTTAATAACTTATATAGAATAAGatatccttaatattttttcaatgataattaGATTCTTCatgaattataatattaaaaattatttcaaattaaaaattttaaattattaaatgacaTTTAACAAAATAAGGAAAACTAGCTACCGCTTTATATAAAAACTCctcggaaaaaaaataaaaacaagaatagCTGCTCCGACAATTATCCTGTTTTCAATTGTTTCTACTTCATTGGTGGTGTTCAATACAAACGCAAGGCATTTATCGACGACAGGTCATAGGTGAGGATTTTAATCTTATAGAAAAGGTCAAAGTTCATATTCTAATTGGTTGAAATAAAGACACTGGTGATAAAATAGCCTCGTCAATTAGATCACACGCAGTTATCATAAATTAATGTTTCGCTCGataattaaagattaataaagaaatcataatattttagctctttttttttaatccacaaaatatttccaaatataaactatttaaattttcaatgatCATCTTGAGCTCCTTGCATCTGTCTAGAACTATCATATATCCTTCTATTAATCTGATAATATAATCTGActgtctataaaaaaaaagatactatAATTTGACTCAAAATCATGGCCTTAAATGACATTattgtttaattcttttttatcataaatattattttttttaattatattgcaaGTAACAATATATTTACCCGTGAACAACTGAAACTAAACTTTAAATGAAGTATTCgaattctaatattttatttttaactatttaattgaaaacatgggcaataatatatattctatataatttaaaaacggATAGTTTAGAATCATCAAATTTATTCACTTGCCATACTAGAAACTTTTTTAAGACATGGAATATGTCTTATTATATCTGGcatcattattataattatgaattaaaatgataGATAGTTTACAATCAGAAATTACCATGTTAtttagtaaataaatataattaaaagtagtATTTGATTgctcataaattaaatataatagattggaataaaaagaataaagaaagttaaaagaaaaaatagtaagatgagaaggaagaaaattctacactaaaaatatatttggttggaACTTGGACGAAAGTGAGAggagattttataattttaactcCTGAGAAGAAAGTTTTCCactatttttagtatttttgttcCCATATTCTTTTTCTCgagcaattattattattattattattattatatcgtGGCCCTCCATCAACCGTCTGTCCATACCTGACTCGCCCCCGGTGCTTCGTGAACTCTCTCTATCTCAACAAGATTTTGGCACGTGTTAGTCCAGCTAGCGTTGATTACGACATTCACCACCTGATATTCCCTTCTATGACAGGACATCACAGTCTCAAAGACTTTGTGGACCCCAATGCTCTTGAAGGTTCCCCGTATGCTTGGTGTCCGTAGGATGTGGCTACTTGTGTGACGTTTGATCGaagaatttaatttagaaaGATCACTAAAGCTACAAATACATTGGCCGTGCATCCGCATCACATGGGGTGGCGCcggctattattattattattaaatgtttCCTACTGTgtgtaggatttttttaaaaaatattttttatttaaaaatataaaaataattattaatttatttttttctatttttaacattagcgtattaaaattataaaaaatatattaaatcaatattttttaaaaccaaataatatttttaaaatatactacaCACAGCAAAcaataactataaaaattaattcgcTCTAAAATTAGTTTCAGGAACACAAATTACCcctatgcttttcttttctttttgccttTACCTTTTTTGTTCGTTGACGTAAAGATGAAAAGATATCTGAGAATGTTAGACAATGAACTCAACTTTAAAagacaataatattattttcaaaatgacaATTTGGAAGATTATTTTTAGACTCTATTTTGTTTGCTGGGAaacaaaataagtttaaaaaataaatttatagaatttttttcataagaatgGATTACTTTTACGTGTTttgtatatagaaaataattttaaaatatactttgATGTTTGGTATGCATggaaaaataccttttttttcaacaataaatGAAGTAAATGCTAATTTTGCTAATTAATATGACCAATACaacttaatataatatatttagagTTCTTCATGGTTTTGAGTCGGGGGGGAAAATGAAGCaaagcatagttttttttttttatttattattaattttaactagTTTTCCTAAATTGTTCCGAACAGGAAAATTTAGTTAGTAATTAAATGTTTTCCTCCAGCCAAAGTAGCCTTATAGATGTTAGAATCCTAGTCGAATTAATTCTTCCTAGTATCTGACGTTTATGTAAATCTAATATAGAAACTGAAATTTGAGATCTTAATTAATGAGTTGAATCCTACATTCTACCATGCCTAATTAATGATGTTGGGAACGCTAATGGTTATATACGTTATTTGTTTGGATTtctcaattatttaattattttacatgatatttattaatttactaGTTGATTCTTTCGACAAGTAATCCAAATCTTCTTTGAGTCAActttgaagttttaaaattataataataataatttttatattttttagctatataattttagaattaaaatttttatatgaatattttagtgataaaaaaataaattcactttaaaattatttaaaaattatttttatcttcataTCTTCAACTAAATGCATTTATATTCTCACATCACAGTAACTAAATGCTACAAGCTAATTGCATGAAATAGTTTGAACGGATTCTCATGATAATCTATCCATATCAtggaaacaaaataacaaaaagcgTCAATTATAGTTTTATTGTCACGGTCACCGGGCACTATTTTGATGGAACAAAACAATTCTGGGTTGTTTAAAAAGATCGAGTTGAGGTGTCCAAGTGAAGAACATGTGTATAAACCATGTAAATTGTGGTGgaatcagaaaataaaattaaaaaaaattaaaatttcagttattttattatttggattaaaaatataaatattattaaaaaagatactgaaaaaacaatttccttACAGGATCGGGCTTGCTAGCACCCCTGTCTCCACCACTGAATTGTAAACtatatatatgtgattttaCAGTGAAACTTTTGTATGCACGTAGATGCAGGCAATGTGAGTAAACCATGTGAAATTCTTGCACGttcttattttcttgtaatGATCTGGCCTTCTCCTTTTTCCCAGTGTTCTTCTGCCTTCTCTAATTCACGTCACAGCATTAGGTTTGGCATCGATCGAGTCTTCTGCGGTTCTTGGTAGCCTTCCTTTTGCTGTATAATTTAAATGATGCATCCTTGATGAAATAATTGCCTGGTATTTCGATTCAGGTGTGTTTATGATTTCTTatggtttttatatgaaaaatactaaaatcattaaaaacaatcaatttagtATTTCTTTTcgaataaaaatcactttgaagCCGCACCAGTGCCATCTGCTTTATTCAGTTACTGAATATTTAAGCTGCTACCAAAAAAGCTGCTACCAGGTGTCAACGATTCATTGGCAAGAGTAGAGAATCATCCATTGAGTCCCTGTAGATGCAGCCATGTTTGACTTCGGTCAAATACTTTAAAATCTCTCAATATCATCCATGGATTTTTCAAAAGATTTGATCAATgaccaatcttttttttcatatataattgatGTAACTTTTGTTCTTGATTACCTATTGGTGCTGCAGGGGCCACTCTTTTCTTGTGTTGAGATTGTTGAGGGTTCTTCCTGGCTCTCTGCAAGTGGTCAAGATTCTCTCTGCTCTCTGCTGCCATGGCCTTCATGTTGTTGTTGCtcttgtggttgtggttgtagCTAAATGCTATGCCATGAAGGTTTCTCGACGAAGCACCCTTCATTGATGGCAGAGGAAGAGAGAGGCTTAAATTTGACAGTGCGTGAGCCATGTCTGACTCTCTTTAGCTATCAGTCAGTAGCTAAAGAGAGTCAGAACTAAAATGGGGTCTCTCTCGCATTTACccctattttcttttgcttttaccTATTAATTATTCTTCGTCAGCAGCTAATCAAAGATGTTTAAAATAGCACTCGAGGCTATGAGCAGCTGTGAagggtaattgtttttttttttttttcctgtattaAAGTTcaagtattattatttatgtctATCATCTATGtggtattttatatattcattgaatttgtaaaatattcaataaattcaggAATTAGTTGTGGTGCGTGTAAACTAGTCCGAACAAccgggttaaaaaaataatatttaaaatatcagaTCCTAGCTACCACTAGAAATTAATATGTACATTGAAATCCCAAGTTAATCTACACCACGAAAACGTTGCTTGAATACGTAAGAATTAAGATAAACTGTCATCGTTGACGATTTTAATTGGTGTAATAACTTAGTTCATTGCTGCGCTACCCTCTAGGTTTCTAAATATTTCAGTAAATGAATATtgttgttaaattttaaaattttgaatttaaatttatctattacccattatatatatatatatatatatagataatagTAGTTGAATAATGGTTATTCAAAACTcaataaatataacatgaatatttaaattttatatttgatggaTAATATCTAGATATATATGAATATAGAAAAACGTGAACCGTGGGTGCTAAAGAGGACGTGCTAGCTTTTTATTTAAgtacttattttaatatatacgATCCATTTTAATTGCTTACCAAGAAGACAGATCCTAATTAATGAATCTATATAGTGATGGACCTGGCCATTTTTGCTAAAAGTGCGTCCAACACGCATCGTTCGGCGCAAAACTCCAgcacctaaaaaatttaatttttttttatgaattttataaaaaaaatagcttgcACTGCTTACGATGTCAAATTCACAGCAAATCTCTTAGTTTATAAACTTTGTCTAAAGTATTGATCCGCTCCAAGACTTAAATAGCTGGTGGAGAACTGATCCAGATCAACTCAATCtcttagttttttatgtttttaaacttGTATCAACCTGGCCTAGACAAAGTCACAGATGAGTAGATCAAAGAATTGACAGGTATTACAACTACAGTTCTCATGAATTCAAGCACTGtgactttttttcctttttggaaATGGCATGTTCCTTGATTAGCAGAGAAATAATTCTTTTCTAGGCAAGTTCTTTTCTTTAAGCAACATCAATATAAGCATCAAATTCTAGAAAATCAACCTTAAACCAAACCTTGCATGGAGAATATTTAGCAAGCTGTTTGTTCTGCTAAATCTTATTCGCGAGGAAACTGGGGATCATCAGAGTCTCTTTAAGCACAGTTAAAACAATACCcaacttttataaataaactaaagattaagataatttaaCAGCATGACTCTAAAGTTGAATGATTCTCTCAGGAGCATGACTTGGATTGATTTCGTTATGCACCTTATCAAACATCATAAGGTGCCTTGTTCACATGATAGAATATGGTCAATTCGCTTCGTGTGAAAGCATGCGGTTGTCAAGTTGATCTTTCATTGCAAGTGGAAATGGTCAAAATGATCAGTCCTATAAATCGGAGAGCTCCAATCACATGAATTCAGCCGGGATATCTAAAAAGAAACTCAAGAAACTAGATTTCCCTTCAGAAAGAAAAAGTACTAGTTCTAGCTGTTCAACTTCGTTGTTCTAATTAAGCTGGACGCTTTAACTATGAGCTGAGGGAAAACCTTAGCATGCCAATTACTGGTAATTACTCAAGCTGAAGTTGCTTCTGGTCTCGGATGATCCAAAGCTAATTAAAccatttgatttcttaatttaatttgtctGATGGCATGATTAATCTGTTGTAAGCTAATATacgttaataataatttgtatGGTGTCTGATACTGTTCCTTTAACCTGGGATATGCATAAATCTTACCAAACTTATGTGACCAATCCCTTCATTACAGTTGACAATCTCCTGCCAACAGCCCAAAACTACTGTTTTGTCTCAACCCCCTTCTCCCTTCCTCTATATAAACACCGATACACCATATACACTCACATTGATTACATAATCTTCTCAACCAACCTAGCATCATCCACCATATCTACTCCTTTCACCtctaaaaaacaagtaattgCAACACCAAGACACAGAGAAACAGAGAAGAGGGGCGCTTTTCCTGTTTAATTTTTGGAGGGAGAGGTACATTTGCATGGAGGTTGCTTCTATTTTAATATGCCTCTTTCTTTCTAGCCTTCTCTCTTATCCCCTCTTAAAGAAGATGCGGAGGCCCTGGAGGATACCTAAACAAAGAGCAAAGCTTCCTCCGGGTTCAATGGGCTGGCCTTTTGTAGGTGAAACTCTCCAACTTTATACTCAAGACCCAAATGTCTTCTTTGTTACGAGGCAAAAAAGGTTCTAGTGATTACCATACGAACTTGATTTCCTTTCTCAAGATTCCTATTGCATGGATTTGAAGTTTGGAAAAACCaacttttatgtgttttttttctctttttcagaTATGGAGAAGTATTCAAAAGCCACATACTTGGCTGCCCTTGTGTTATGCTAGCTAACCCTGAGGGTGCAAGATTTGTGCTGGTGACTCATGCTCAACTGTTCAAGCCTACATACCCCAAAAGCAAAGAGAAGATGATTGGCCCTTCAGCTCTCTTTTTTCACCAGGGAAATTACCACAATCTTATAAGGAAGTTGGTTCAAAGTTCTTTATCCCCAGACACAATCCGGAAACTAATTCCCAGCATCGAATCCGTAGCCATCTCTGCCTTAGAATCATGGTCCAGTGGGCATATCATCAACACCTTTCATGAAATGAAGAAGGTTTGGTTCAAGAaagtaaactaattttttttctgaattaaataaaatattacccATCTCTTAagtaagcaaaaataaaataaaatgctagcTTATGACCAGCTCTTTTGAATACAAGCTCTTTTGAATACATATGCAAAGCTCATGCCTCTTAAATGCGTTCTTGGCTTATCTAGATTATTTAAGAATATGGGGTTGCAATTTAATTGTCCCATTCCTCCTCTTTTTTACTGCAATCGATTAGTAATtcctaatttcaattttgtttttattgttgtgttCTTCCTGGAGTTTCTGATCCCTGGGTCCTCCACTCTATGTTTGCATCAGGATtctctaattagttttttttttttttccctttggcTCTCCACGCAGTTTTCTTTTGACGTCGGCATTCTTTCTATCTTTGGTCACTTGAACAGCAACTTTAGACAGATGCTGAATGACAACTACCACATAGTAGATAAGGGTTACAATTCATTTCCAACAAAAATTCCAGGAACTGCTTACCACAAAGCTCTTTCGGTAAGAAATGTCTTGTCCACCATCCATCTCAATAGCAGCCTCAAAAGAATTTGAATctgactcttttttttccttgatggtTATCAAAGGCAAGGAAAAGGCTTAATCAAATACTGAGTGAGATAATTTGTGAGAGGAAAGAGAAAGGACTACTAGAGAAGGATTTCTTGGGTAATCTTCTGAACTTCAAAAATGAGAAGGGAGAAATCCTAACTGAAGATCAAATTGCTGACAACATTATAGGAGTACTTTTTGCTGCTCAGGACACGACAGCTAGTGTTCTGACATGGATTCTAAAATATCTCCATGATGACCAAAAACTCCTAGAAGATGTTAAGGTGAGAAGTtcttagaatttatttattttttaaatcccaGATTGTTAATCAGCTCTTAAATAACGCAAGTTACTGTGAATAACTGTTTTTATACATTCCAGGCAGAGCAAATGGCGATATACGAAGCGAATGGAAGAGGAGAGAAGCCCCTGACATGGGCGCAGACGAGAAATATGCCACTTACATACAGGGTATTCAGTActatttacattaaaatatacTTATTGCCAAAGTGCCCTAATTAAGAAAGAATAAGTAATTATATGAAATCCACAGGTT
This region of Populus trichocarpa isolate Nisqually-1 chromosome 9, P.trichocarpa_v4.1, whole genome shotgun sequence genomic DNA includes:
- the LOC7457533 gene encoding abscisic acid 8'-hydroxylase 4 isoform X1, which gives rise to MEVASILICLFLSSLLSYPLLKKMRRPWRIPKQRAKLPPGSMGWPFVGETLQLYTQDPNVFFVTRQKRYGEVFKSHILGCPCVMLANPEGARFVLVTHAQLFKPTYPKSKEKMIGPSALFFHQGNYHNLIRKLVQSSLSPDTIRKLIPSIESVAISALESWSSGHIINTFHEMKKFSFDVGILSIFGHLNSNFRQMLNDNYHIVDKGYNSFPTKIPGTAYHKALSARKRLNQILSEIICERKEKGLLEKDFLGNLLNFKNEKGEILTEDQIADNIIGVLFAAQDTTASVLTWILKYLHDDQKLLEDVKAEQMAIYEANGRGEKPLTWAQTRNMPLTYRVILESLRMASIISFTFREAIVDVEYHGYLIPKGWKVLPLFRNIHHNPEFFPDPRIFDPSRFEIAPKPNTFMPFGNGVHACAGNEIAKLEMFVLIHHLVTRFRWEVVGSQNGIQYGPFPVPHQGLPARFWKEPVNLE
- the LOC7457533 gene encoding abscisic acid 8'-hydroxylase 4 isoform X2; this translates as MLANPEGARFVLVTHAQLFKPTYPKSKEKMIGPSALFFHQGNYHNLIRKLVQSSLSPDTIRKLIPSIESVAISALESWSSGHIINTFHEMKKFSFDVGILSIFGHLNSNFRQMLNDNYHIVDKGYNSFPTKIPGTAYHKALSARKRLNQILSEIICERKEKGLLEKDFLGNLLNFKNEKGEILTEDQIADNIIGVLFAAQDTTASVLTWILKYLHDDQKLLEDVKAEQMAIYEANGRGEKPLTWAQTRNMPLTYRVILESLRMASIISFTFREAIVDVEYHGYLIPKGWKVLPLFRNIHHNPEFFPDPRIFDPSRFEIAPKPNTFMPFGNGVHACAGNEIAKLEMFVLIHHLVTRFRWEVVGSQNGIQYGPFPVPHQGLPARFWKEPVNLE